The Sulfitobacter noctilucicola genome has a window encoding:
- a CDS encoding GntR family transcriptional regulator translates to MPNRSLTQSEKALLGLRSLVMSGDFAKGQRLSEVAMAAQLGISRTPLRQAMDRLVAEGLLERISTGGCRVATFTKEDIADAIELRGVIEGTAARMAAERGVTPDLMTQAVLVLDQIDAALATGQAPDFEQYVQLNARFHELLTEFPGSPLIRREAQRMNLLPLASPSAFLSDQAAIPDFQNSLSYAQHQHRAILDA, encoded by the coding sequence TTGCCCAATCGAAGTCTTACGCAATCTGAGAAGGCTTTGCTCGGCTTGCGGTCTCTTGTGATGTCGGGCGATTTTGCGAAAGGGCAGCGGTTGTCAGAAGTGGCGATGGCCGCCCAACTTGGTATCTCACGCACCCCTTTGCGACAGGCGATGGACCGGTTGGTTGCTGAAGGCCTTCTGGAGCGGATCAGCACAGGTGGTTGCCGTGTTGCGACATTTACCAAAGAAGATATTGCCGATGCGATAGAGTTGCGTGGCGTGATCGAGGGTACTGCCGCGCGGATGGCCGCAGAGCGTGGCGTAACCCCCGATCTGATGACGCAGGCAGTGCTGGTTCTTGATCAGATTGACGCGGCCCTCGCGACCGGTCAGGCACCGGATTTCGAACAATATGTTCAGTTGAACGCGAGGTTTCATGAGCTACTGACCGAATTCCCGGGCAGCCCCCTGATCCGGCGAGAGGCGCAACGGATGAACTTGCTGCCGCTGGCCTCCCCTTCTGCCTTTCTCAGCGATCAGGCGGCGATCCCTGATTTCCAGAATTCGTTGAGCTACGCACAGCATCAACATCGCGCGATCCTGGATGC
- a CDS encoding TRAP transporter large permease: MTNPEVALLMLGLFIVLVLLGFPIAFTLLAMGVAFGYYAYHQGGSIDSFSDIFNNNIFYLVNQNTYSVMENPTLVAIPLFLFMGYVVERANIVDKLFFSLYMAARNLPGSLAIAALLTCAVFSTASGIVGAVVTLMGLLAFPAMANANYNKSFASGVICAGGTLGILIPPSIMLIVYAAIADLSPLRLYAAALFPGMLLAGLYIVYVIVRVWITPSLAPKPTMEDVPPPREIYWDLLVSFVPLTVLIALVLGSILGGLATPAEAAAMGALGGMVLAVLYRSMTWTKLKESVFLTAKATAMVCWLFVGSWTFASVFSYLGGHDIIADWVGGMDLEPWEFLVLAQIIIFLLGWPLEWSEILIIFVPIFLPLLEVFGVNPYFFAMLVALNLQTSFLTPPMAMSAYYLKGVLKKQIELMEIFRGIMPYLGIVILTMVLMYQFPGIALWFPDYLFGPYIP; the protein is encoded by the coding sequence ATGACAAATCCCGAAGTCGCCCTGTTGATGCTTGGACTGTTCATTGTCCTTGTTCTACTTGGTTTTCCAATCGCTTTTACACTGCTCGCGATGGGCGTGGCCTTTGGCTACTACGCCTACCATCAAGGCGGATCGATCGACAGTTTCAGCGACATTTTCAACAACAATATCTTCTATCTGGTGAACCAGAACACCTATTCGGTGATGGAGAACCCGACACTTGTCGCTATCCCTTTGTTCCTGTTCATGGGCTATGTGGTGGAACGCGCCAACATCGTCGACAAGCTCTTCTTCTCTCTCTACATGGCCGCGCGCAATCTGCCGGGTAGCCTTGCCATTGCCGCTCTTTTGACCTGCGCGGTCTTTTCGACCGCGTCCGGCATTGTCGGGGCCGTTGTCACGCTGATGGGATTGCTTGCTTTCCCTGCGATGGCGAACGCGAACTACAACAAGAGCTTTGCATCCGGCGTTATCTGCGCGGGCGGCACATTGGGAATTCTGATCCCGCCATCGATCATGCTGATCGTTTATGCAGCAATCGCGGATTTGTCGCCTTTGCGTCTTTATGCGGCGGCACTCTTTCCGGGTATGCTGCTCGCGGGTCTTTATATTGTCTACGTGATCGTGCGGGTCTGGATCACGCCTTCGCTGGCACCCAAACCAACGATGGAGGACGTCCCTCCTCCGCGTGAAATCTACTGGGATTTGCTGGTCAGCTTTGTTCCGCTAACCGTTCTGATCGCGCTTGTTCTTGGCTCTATCCTCGGTGGTCTGGCGACACCCGCCGAAGCGGCAGCAATGGGTGCGCTGGGTGGCATGGTGCTGGCGGTGCTGTACCGCTCCATGACATGGACCAAGTTGAAGGAAAGCGTTTTCCTGACGGCCAAGGCCACAGCAATGGTGTGCTGGCTTTTTGTCGGCTCATGGACCTTTGCGTCGGTGTTTTCCTATCTTGGCGGACATGACATCATCGCCGATTGGGTTGGCGGTATGGACCTTGAACCATGGGAGTTCCTTGTCCTCGCGCAGATCATCATCTTCTTGCTCGGCTGGCCGCTGGAATGGTCTGAAATCCTGATTATTTTTGTGCCAATTTTCCTGCCGCTGTTGGAAGTTTTTGGCGTGAACCCCTACTTCTTTGCAATGCTCGTCGCGCTGAACCTCCAGACGTCATTCCTGACCCCGCCCATGGCGATGTCGGCCTATTATCTAAAAGGCGTATTGAAAAAGCAGATCGAGCTGATGGAGATTTTCAGGGGGATCATGCCCTATCTCGGGATCGTAATCCTGACGATGGTGCTGATGTACCAGTTTCCCGGAATCGCGCTTTGGTTCCCTGACTATCTCTTCGGGCCATACATCCCATGA
- a CDS encoding 2-hydroxyacid dehydrogenase, with translation MSKKRLWITRRLSDATLERAARDYDVVINHEDLPGTAEQLIAASAEFDAIIPCHSEHFSADVVAQFSDRLKIVANHSVGVDHCNLPALKDRGIAVTNTPDVLSDATAELAMLLMLGAARNAVAGDRIVRSGEWDSWSPAFMVGKQVTGSRLGIIGMGRVGRAFAAKARGFDMDIHYYNRTELPADQAHGAIYHTDVESLLGVADFLSLHCPATPETTNLMDNDRFALLPRGAVVVNSARGALVDEAALLDALKSGQVAAAGLDCFQVEPGGNPAFAAHDNIFMLPHIGSATRKTRDAMGFRALDNLDAFFAGQTPGDLL, from the coding sequence ATGAGCAAGAAACGCCTATGGATCACCCGCCGCCTGTCCGACGCAACGCTGGAGCGTGCCGCACGGGATTATGACGTCGTCATCAATCACGAGGACCTGCCCGGCACAGCGGAACAACTGATTGCCGCGAGCGCCGAATTCGACGCCATCATCCCCTGTCATTCCGAACATTTCAGCGCGGATGTCGTGGCGCAGTTCTCCGACCGGCTCAAGATCGTTGCGAACCATTCTGTCGGCGTGGATCATTGTAATCTGCCCGCACTTAAGGACCGTGGCATCGCCGTCACCAACACCCCCGACGTTTTGTCGGACGCCACGGCAGAGCTTGCGATGCTCCTGATGTTGGGTGCCGCACGAAACGCCGTTGCAGGCGACAGGATTGTGCGCAGCGGTGAATGGGACAGTTGGTCACCGGCCTTTATGGTGGGCAAACAAGTCACCGGTTCCCGGCTGGGCATCATCGGGATGGGCCGCGTGGGCCGTGCCTTTGCGGCCAAGGCGCGCGGCTTTGATATGGATATCCACTATTACAACCGCACCGAACTTCCGGCAGATCAGGCACATGGTGCCATCTATCATACAGACGTTGAAAGCTTGCTTGGCGTCGCCGATTTCCTCTCCCTTCATTGCCCTGCGACACCAGAAACGACGAATCTCATGGACAACGACCGCTTTGCCTTGCTGCCACGCGGTGCGGTCGTGGTGAATTCAGCACGCGGTGCGCTTGTTGACGAAGCGGCCTTGCTTGACGCACTGAAAAGCGGTCAGGTCGCCGCCGCGGGTCTGGATTGCTTTCAGGTTGAACCCGGCGGCAACCCGGCCTTTGCGGCGCACGATAACATCTTTATGCTGCCCCACATCGGCAGCGCGACGCGCAAGACCCGCGATGCAATGGGCTTTCGCGCGCTCGATAATCTGGACGCCTTCTTTGCCGGCCAAACACCGGGCGACTTGCTATAA
- a CDS encoding c-type cytochrome codes for MLRGLCIALLMAGPLAAQEFFTLKGHGGPIMDIAVAPNGQIATASFDNSVGLWDGERPRWFEGHRAAVTALSYDAAPALLSGGDDFRVLMWHPGNDGPVEVTKHLGKVSAIAVSPDGRLVASAGWDGFVNVSGMPQSDTPQDDAQPTVLKGHRSNVTAVAYGPENALYSASSDGTLRIWEGTAPVLRSRTLVKHGFGINRMIVTADWIAYGAVDGGTRIVDAKTGDQIADFTLDRRPILSMAFHAPSRQLAVGDGQGYIMVIDTDTLKISRDFRATRQGPIWALAFSPDGENIHAGGIEDTVYSWPVDTMDEHGPMQGTTRSFLEKPESLPNGERQFKRKCSICHTLTAGSARKAGPSLHQVFGRKAGTVPDYTYSDTLNGSDIVWSAETINALFDIGPDHYIPGTKMPMQRIVKPSDRDDLIDFLRSATAQEEN; via the coding sequence ATGCTGCGCGGTTTGTGCATAGCCCTGCTGATGGCCGGTCCACTGGCTGCGCAGGAGTTCTTTACCCTCAAGGGACACGGCGGGCCGATTATGGACATCGCCGTGGCCCCGAACGGCCAGATTGCGACAGCGAGTTTTGACAATTCTGTTGGCCTTTGGGATGGCGAAAGACCCCGCTGGTTTGAGGGACATCGCGCGGCTGTGACGGCATTGTCTTATGATGCGGCACCGGCGTTGCTGTCCGGTGGCGATGATTTCCGCGTGCTGATGTGGCACCCCGGAAATGACGGACCAGTTGAGGTTACCAAACACCTTGGAAAGGTGAGCGCCATTGCGGTGTCGCCCGATGGCCGCTTGGTAGCGAGTGCGGGTTGGGACGGGTTCGTGAACGTCTCCGGAATGCCACAAAGCGATACGCCGCAGGACGATGCGCAACCGACGGTGTTAAAGGGGCATCGATCAAACGTGACCGCTGTTGCCTATGGTCCCGAAAACGCGCTCTATTCAGCGTCGTCGGACGGCACATTGCGCATTTGGGAAGGGACAGCACCGGTTCTCAGATCGCGCACGCTGGTGAAACACGGATTTGGTATCAACAGGATGATCGTGACGGCGGACTGGATCGCTTATGGTGCTGTTGATGGCGGCACCCGTATCGTTGATGCCAAGACCGGTGATCAGATCGCGGATTTCACGCTCGACCGGCGGCCGATCCTCTCGATGGCTTTTCACGCGCCAAGCCGGCAACTCGCCGTGGGGGACGGTCAGGGGTATATCATGGTGATCGATACGGACACCCTCAAAATCTCACGTGATTTTCGTGCGACGCGTCAGGGGCCGATCTGGGCGTTGGCCTTTTCCCCTGATGGCGAAAACATCCATGCAGGCGGGATTGAGGATACGGTCTATTCTTGGCCTGTTGATACGATGGACGAACACGGACCGATGCAGGGGACCACGCGCAGTTTTCTGGAAAAACCCGAAAGCCTGCCCAACGGCGAGCGGCAGTTCAAACGCAAGTGTTCGATCTGTCATACATTGACAGCGGGCAGTGCGCGCAAAGCGGGCCCCAGTCTGCACCAAGTCTTTGGCCGCAAGGCCGGTACCGTGCCGGATTATACCTATTCCGATACATTGAACGGGTCGGATATCGTCTGGTCCGCCGAGACGATCAATGCTTTGTTTGACATAGGCCCGGATCACTATATCCCCGGGACAAAGATGCCGATGCAACGTATCGTCAAGCCCAGCGATCGCGACGATCTGATCGACTTTTTACGCAGCGCTACGGCGCAAGAGGAGAACTGA
- a CDS encoding NAD(P)-dependent oxidoreductase: MTKVAFLGLGVMGYPMAGHLQAAGHEVTVYNRTAAKAEAWTKEHGGQSASTPAEAAKGAEMVMACVGNDDDLRSVCLGDDGAFAGMNSGALFVDHTTVSSAVTHELYAAAKDKGIGFVDAPVSGGQAGAENGQLSIMCGGDQAEYDRAEPVMNVYAKLCRRIGDSGAGQLTKMANQIAIAGLVQGLSEALHFATKAGLDGRDVVEVISQGAAGSWQMANRYETMLDDHFEHGFAVDWMRKDLAICLSTANENGASLPVTALVDQFYKDVQKMGGGRWDTSALFKRLQAT, encoded by the coding sequence ATGACAAAAGTTGCATTTCTCGGCCTTGGCGTAATGGGGTATCCCATGGCCGGCCATTTGCAAGCGGCAGGCCATGAGGTCACTGTCTACAACCGCACAGCGGCCAAAGCAGAAGCATGGACCAAAGAACACGGCGGCCAAAGCGCATCCACACCGGCAGAAGCTGCCAAAGGCGCGGAAATGGTCATGGCCTGTGTCGGCAATGATGATGATCTGCGTTCAGTATGTCTGGGGGATGACGGTGCCTTTGCCGGAATGAATTCGGGTGCATTGTTCGTCGATCACACGACAGTTTCATCTGCGGTAACGCACGAACTTTATGCAGCGGCCAAAGACAAAGGCATCGGTTTTGTCGATGCACCCGTTTCAGGCGGGCAGGCCGGTGCAGAGAACGGACAGCTTTCCATCATGTGTGGTGGCGATCAGGCCGAATACGACCGCGCCGAGCCGGTGATGAACGTCTACGCCAAACTCTGCCGTCGCATCGGTGACAGTGGCGCGGGACAGCTGACGAAAATGGCCAACCAGATTGCAATCGCAGGTCTGGTGCAGGGTCTTTCGGAGGCGCTGCATTTCGCAACCAAAGCCGGACTGGACGGGCGCGATGTGGTAGAGGTTATTTCACAAGGCGCCGCAGGTAGCTGGCAAATGGCGAACCGCTACGAGACAATGCTCGACGATCATTTCGAGCACGGCTTTGCTGTAGACTGGATGCGGAAGGATCTGGCGATCTGCCTCAGCACCGCGAATGAAAACGGTGCAAGCCTGCCGGTCACGGCGCTGGTCGATCAGTTCTACAAGGATGTGCAGAAAATGGGCGGCGGCCGCTGGGACACATCCGCCCTGTTCAAGCGTCTTCAGGCAACCTGA
- a CDS encoding TRAP transporter small permease subunit produces the protein MRFVHAIEGLSLWTGRAFGWCILILTLSVSYEVFVRYVLNAPTVWAFDMMIQMYGALFLMCGAYALAQDTHVRADVVYRLFPVRVQATLDFVLYFLFFFPGIIALVWYGYEIASDSWRYKEVSFNSPASIQIYFFKSLIPLAGGLLAIQGIAELVRCIFAMRSGVWPERLADVKETEDLLTDVDLDAIRAVSPGKK, from the coding sequence ATGAGATTTGTTCACGCTATCGAAGGCCTGAGCCTTTGGACGGGGCGCGCCTTTGGCTGGTGTATCCTGATCCTGACGCTCTCTGTGTCATACGAGGTTTTCGTCCGTTATGTGCTGAATGCTCCGACGGTCTGGGCCTTCGACATGATGATCCAGATGTATGGTGCCCTGTTCTTGATGTGCGGCGCGTATGCGTTGGCGCAGGACACGCATGTACGCGCCGATGTGGTCTACCGGTTGTTTCCGGTTCGGGTGCAGGCAACGCTCGATTTCGTTCTCTATTTCCTGTTCTTCTTTCCCGGTATCATCGCGCTGGTTTGGTACGGATACGAAATCGCCTCGGACAGCTGGCGGTATAAGGAAGTGAGCTTTAACAGCCCCGCTTCCATCCAGATCTATTTCTTCAAATCCCTGATTCCGTTGGCCGGTGGATTGCTTGCCATCCAAGGTATCGCCGAGCTGGTGCGCTGTATATTTGCCATGCGGTCCGGCGTCTGGCCCGAACGGCTGGCGGATGTGAAAGAAACCGAAGACCTGCTCACCGATGTTGACCTTGACGCCATCCGCGCGGTCTCACCGGGCAAGAAATAA
- a CDS encoding TRAP transporter substrate-binding protein, which produces MTNTVNRRKFLRGSAVAGAAALATPALADGHGTTIKMQAAWGGGIFLENAQSFAARVNEMSGGSLTIEVLSVDAVVKTSQMQDAVHRGVLDAAHYVPAYWYGKSKAASLFGTGPCFGWSSQEVLGWVHAGGGQELFDELMDSLRLNVVSFFNSPMPAQPLGWFQEQITDASQMNGLKYRTVGLAADVLLEMGMSVVQLPGGEIQPAMKSGLIDAAEFNNPTSDRDFGMQDVSKHYHLASYHQSQEFFEVTINKDKFNSLSDEHKAIIKNASMAENSGFYWGNTKRYSDDLLKLQESDGVNVYRTPDSVMAAQLEAWDKVTARIAEDDPFFAKVMESQKAYAKDVMNYLNLNQPDYKLAYNHYFG; this is translated from the coding sequence ATGACAAATACTGTAAACCGCAGAAAATTTCTGCGCGGTTCGGCTGTTGCCGGCGCCGCAGCACTCGCCACGCCTGCCCTTGCGGACGGTCACGGCACGACGATCAAGATGCAGGCAGCCTGGGGCGGCGGCATCTTCTTGGAAAACGCACAGTCGTTTGCGGCACGCGTTAACGAGATGTCCGGCGGTTCATTGACCATCGAAGTTCTGTCTGTCGACGCCGTTGTGAAAACAAGCCAGATGCAGGATGCGGTCCACCGCGGTGTTCTGGATGCGGCGCACTATGTGCCTGCTTACTGGTATGGCAAATCCAAGGCCGCGTCCCTGTTCGGCACCGGTCCTTGCTTTGGCTGGTCATCTCAGGAAGTGCTGGGTTGGGTCCATGCAGGTGGCGGTCAGGAACTCTTTGACGAATTGATGGACAGCCTTCGCTTGAATGTTGTCTCGTTCTTTAACTCGCCGATGCCTGCGCAGCCGCTTGGTTGGTTCCAGGAGCAGATCACAGACGCAAGCCAGATGAACGGCCTCAAGTACCGGACCGTTGGTCTGGCGGCTGACGTGCTGCTTGAAATGGGTATGTCTGTTGTTCAACTGCCCGGCGGTGAAATCCAGCCGGCGATGAAATCCGGCCTGATTGATGCGGCGGAATTCAATAACCCGACGTCTGACCGTGACTTTGGTATGCAGGATGTTTCCAAGCACTACCACCTTGCGTCCTATCACCAGTCGCAGGAATTCTTTGAGGTTACGATCAACAAAGACAAGTTCAACTCCCTGTCGGATGAGCACAAGGCGATCATCAAGAACGCTTCAATGGCAGAAAACTCCGGTTTCTACTGGGGCAACACCAAGCGTTATTCCGATGACCTGCTGAAGCTGCAGGAATCCGATGGTGTTAACGTTTACCGCACGCCGGACAGCGTTATGGCGGCCCAGCTTGAGGCATGGGACAAAGTCACTGCGCGCATCGCAGAGGATGACCCGTTCTTTGCCAAGGTGATGGAATCACAAAAGGCGTACGCCAAGGATGTGATGAACTATCTCAACCTGAACCAGCCTGACTACAAGCTGGCCTACAACCACTACTTCGGTTGA
- a CDS encoding ABC transporter ATP-binding protein → MVKQPMSVTLQDVVLKRRGTRILGPVNLKLEDKGFTIVLGPNGAGKTSLLKVLHGVERLSGGSVRWSVTPVQAREAQAYVFQKPIMLRRSVRQNLAFPLQLLKVRRSEIALRVSDWAGRIGLADALDRPATLLSGGEQQKLALARALIRDPQVLFLDEPCANLDGRSTREIETLLHTSFDAGTRIIMTTHDLGQARRLASDVIFLLNGTVREQADAPSFFAAQRSDEARAFLNGDIIE, encoded by the coding sequence ATGGTAAAGCAACCCATGTCTGTCACCCTTCAGGATGTGGTTCTGAAGCGACGCGGCACCCGTATCCTTGGACCTGTGAACCTGAAGCTTGAGGATAAAGGTTTCACGATTGTGCTGGGGCCGAACGGTGCGGGCAAGACGTCCCTGCTCAAGGTGTTGCACGGTGTCGAGCGGTTGTCCGGGGGATCTGTGCGGTGGTCGGTGACGCCGGTTCAGGCGCGCGAGGCGCAGGCTTATGTGTTCCAGAAACCGATCATGCTGCGCCGGTCTGTGCGGCAGAACCTTGCCTTTCCGTTGCAGCTCTTGAAAGTCCGCAGATCGGAGATCGCTTTGCGGGTAAGCGATTGGGCGGGACGTATCGGGTTGGCGGATGCGCTTGACCGGCCTGCCACACTGTTGTCGGGAGGTGAGCAGCAAAAGCTTGCTTTGGCGCGCGCCTTGATACGTGATCCGCAGGTCCTGTTTCTGGATGAGCCCTGTGCCAACCTTGACGGGCGTTCCACCCGCGAAATCGAGACGTTGCTGCACACGTCCTTTGACGCGGGCACGCGAATAATCATGACAACACACGACCTTGGACAGGCGCGGCGCCTTGCAAGCGACGTGATCTTTCTTTTGAATGGCACTGTGCGCGAACAAGCTGACGCGCCATCTTTCTTTGCCGCTCAACGCAGTGACGAAGCCCGTGCTTTTCTAAATGGAGATATTATAGAATGA
- a CDS encoding amidase codes for MIKDAYTLSAAEALSACAAGRLTSVQLVQSCLDRITETDAGIKAWAFLDPDAALAQATECDRIRKAGMPLGPLHGIPVGLKDIIDTARMPTQRGTPIFEGRQTEEVARLVEHLREAGAVIMGKTVTTELAFVHANETRNPHNPDHSPGGSSSGSAAAVAAFHVPLAIGTQTNGSVIRPASFCGTFGFKPTRGVISRNGLLQTSVSLDQVGCFGRTLADVALLTDVIGSYDHRDPVSFARPRPDMSAGAVAEAPVTPDLAWFDLPFNDRLSDDAREGFDAVLDILGPQVTRMAPADTLSNLVAVQARIHEYEIAQHQAEVFDTHWDQISDTLKPVITRARQITKTEYEDALAVKKSAEDFFADFFVEFDAIIAPSAAGEAPVFGNGTGDPIFCTLWTLAGLPCVSLPLLVGATGLPIGVQLIGSVEKDDRLLRTARWLQTTLAQAD; via the coding sequence ATGATCAAAGACGCCTACACTTTAAGCGCAGCAGAGGCCCTTTCGGCTTGTGCTGCGGGGCGGCTCACGTCTGTGCAGCTTGTTCAATCCTGTCTGGACCGGATCACCGAAACCGATGCCGGCATCAAGGCATGGGCTTTTCTTGATCCGGATGCAGCACTGGCGCAGGCCACAGAATGTGACCGCATTCGCAAGGCGGGGATGCCGCTCGGGCCGCTGCACGGCATTCCGGTTGGTCTGAAAGACATCATCGACACCGCCAGAATGCCAACTCAACGGGGCACTCCGATCTTTGAGGGGCGACAGACCGAAGAGGTGGCGCGGCTGGTCGAGCATTTACGCGAAGCCGGTGCGGTAATCATGGGCAAGACGGTCACAACCGAACTTGCCTTTGTGCACGCCAATGAAACACGTAATCCGCATAATCCCGACCACAGCCCCGGTGGGTCCTCCAGCGGGTCAGCGGCCGCTGTTGCGGCATTCCACGTGCCACTAGCCATCGGAACGCAAACCAACGGCTCCGTTATACGGCCGGCATCGTTCTGCGGGACTTTCGGGTTCAAGCCGACTCGCGGCGTGATCTCGCGCAATGGTTTGCTGCAAACCTCTGTATCGCTAGACCAGGTCGGTTGCTTTGGCCGCACATTGGCGGATGTCGCTTTGCTGACGGATGTCATTGGCAGCTATGATCACCGCGACCCCGTCAGCTTTGCCCGCCCGCGCCCCGACATGTCGGCAGGCGCGGTGGCCGAGGCTCCTGTTACTCCTGATCTTGCCTGGTTCGATCTGCCTTTCAACGATCGGCTTTCGGATGATGCCCGCGAAGGGTTCGACGCAGTGCTTGATATTCTGGGGCCACAAGTCACCCGGATGGCCCCTGCCGACACGCTGTCTAATCTGGTGGCCGTTCAGGCGCGCATTCACGAATACGAGATTGCCCAACATCAGGCAGAGGTCTTTGATACGCACTGGGATCAGATCAGCGATACGCTCAAACCCGTCATCACCCGTGCGCGTCAGATCACCAAAACCGAATATGAAGATGCGCTGGCCGTCAAAAAATCGGCCGAAGATTTCTTTGCCGACTTCTTTGTCGAATTCGACGCAATCATCGCCCCCTCTGCAGCTGGCGAAGCCCCCGTATTCGGCAACGGCACAGGCGATCCTATTTTCTGCACGCTCTGGACGCTCGCAGGCTTGCCTTGTGTGAGCTTACCGCTTCTGGTGGGGGCAACAGGACTGCCGATCGGTGTGCAACTTATCGGCTCCGTTGAAAAAGACGACCGTTTGCTGCGCACGGCACGTTGGTTGCAAACGACGCTCGCGCAAGCGGACTAA
- a CDS encoding substrate-binding domain-containing protein: MTRFLAIILVLAGFQASAETLRMAVTTSFHNSGLSEVLLPAIQEDTGLEVQLLVVGTGQAIRLGQAGDVDAILVHSRSAEEAFLANGYGTHRREIMYNDFVFIGPSTDPAEIADAESAIDALDKIQQAKAPFVSRGDDSGTHKKELSLWSTASADPAQFGDWYNAVGAGMGASLNTAAGLAAYIMADRASWLNFGNKQDMALLYAGDPILFNQYAYIPVNPERHPHVKNDAAMQLETWLTSATAKELINGYTINAEPLFTFNAKP, translated from the coding sequence ATGACCCGCTTTCTTGCTATTATTCTGGTTCTTGCCGGTTTTCAGGCAAGTGCTGAAACACTTCGTATGGCTGTAACCACCAGTTTTCATAATTCAGGACTGTCAGAGGTTCTTTTGCCGGCGATTCAAGAGGATACCGGCCTCGAGGTGCAGTTGCTTGTCGTGGGCACCGGTCAGGCCATCCGCCTTGGCCAGGCAGGAGATGTTGACGCTATTCTCGTGCATTCAAGATCGGCGGAGGAGGCGTTTCTGGCAAACGGATATGGCACCCACAGACGCGAGATCATGTATAATGATTTCGTGTTTATCGGGCCATCGACGGATCCGGCAGAAATTGCAGATGCAGAGAGCGCGATAGACGCGTTGGACAAGATTCAACAGGCAAAGGCCCCCTTTGTCAGCCGCGGTGATGACAGCGGCACGCACAAAAAGGAGCTTTCGTTGTGGTCCACTGCAAGTGCTGACCCGGCGCAGTTCGGCGACTGGTACAATGCTGTCGGTGCGGGAATGGGGGCTAGCCTCAATACCGCAGCAGGCCTTGCCGCTTATATCATGGCGGACAGGGCGAGTTGGCTGAATTTTGGCAACAAGCAGGACATGGCGCTGCTTTATGCAGGGGATCCGATTCTGTTCAATCAATATGCTTATATTCCGGTTAACCCAGAGCGCCATCCACATGTCAAAAACGATGCGGCCATGCAGTTGGAAACATGGCTGACGTCAGCCACCGCAAAAGAGTTGATCAACGGCTATACGATTAACGCAGAGCCGTTGTTCACCTTCAATGCCAAGCCATAG
- a CDS encoding ABC transporter permease has protein sequence MNEIWAGMQAAFRLIITLDPDLVNITLRSLQVSLSALVIACIIALPFGTWLAIRRFRFRRMTIATLNALIGLPPVVVGLIVYLLLSRSGPFGVFGLLFTPTAMIIAQVIIITPLIASVTHQAMRELWAEYHDLLISMNTTKRQRIWTLIRDGRRTLLTAALAGFGRAIGEVGAIMIVGGNIDNATRVLTTAIALETGKGDFALALGLGFVLIALALVLNFAIHALSRTEREGRW, from the coding sequence ATGAATGAAATATGGGCCGGTATGCAGGCGGCGTTCCGGCTGATCATTACCCTCGATCCAGATCTTGTGAACATCACACTCAGGTCGTTGCAGGTCAGCCTCTCTGCGCTTGTGATCGCCTGCATCATCGCCCTGCCCTTTGGGACATGGCTGGCCATCAGGCGCTTTCGCTTTCGCCGTATGACAATTGCCACGCTGAACGCCCTCATCGGTTTGCCGCCAGTTGTCGTCGGTCTGATCGTCTACCTGTTGCTGTCGCGTTCCGGTCCCTTTGGTGTTTTCGGCTTGCTGTTCACGCCAACCGCCATGATCATTGCGCAAGTGATTATCATCACGCCGCTGATCGCATCGGTGACACATCAGGCCATGCGCGAGCTGTGGGCGGAATATCACGATCTGCTGATCTCAATGAACACGACCAAGCGCCAACGCATCTGGACCCTGATCCGCGATGGCAGGCGCACGTTGCTGACCGCAGCACTGGCGGGTTTCGGACGTGCCATCGGCGAAGTTGGCGCAATTATGATCGTCGGGGGCAACATCGACAATGCGACGCGTGTCTTGACCACGGCCATTGCGCTTGAGACGGGTAAGGGTGATTTTGCCTTGGCGCTTGGTTTGGGCTTTGTGCTTATCGCGCTGGCGCTGGTTTTGAATTTCGCGATCCACGCGCTGTCGCGCACAGAGAGGGAAGGCAGATGGTAA